CTGGTCCGACTGGCGGTGCTGGGTTAGCTTTACCAGCATTCAATGCCAGCTTAATGACCGCAACTACTTTCTTTGCCATTTCTCTGTTCTAGCCTTGTTTCTGAACCTGATTGAACTCCAATTCTACGGGCGTGTCCCGTCCGAAAATTGAGAGTAAAGCTTTTAGCTTACTCCGTTCTGGACTGACTTCCACCACTTCGCCTTCAAAGTCTTTAAACGGACCAGTTAACACGATAATTCGATCTCCAGCCGCCAAATTGATTTTGACTACTGGCTCCTGTTCCTGAGCTTGCTTAAAGATTCTTTCTACTTCTGGGGGACTGAGGGGTAGGGGTTTAACGTGACCGCGACCGCGACCGCTACCACGCTTTTGTTCGGCTCCGACAAAGTTAATGACGTGAGAGGTATTTTTCACTACCTGCCACGTTTCATCGTCCATTGCCATTTTGACTAGCACGTAACCAGGAAACACTTTTTCATCCGTTTCTTGCCTACTGCCATCTTTGCGGATTTTGAAGGCTTTACTTTGCGGAATTTCTACTTGAAAAATGCGCTCGGATACGTCGAATGTCTGCGCCCGCCGCTCTAAGTCTGCTTTCACGCGCTTTTCACAGCCAGAGGCGACTTGTACGGCATACCAACGCGGTTTGCGATCTGCTGTGTCCGCGATCGCTGGTTTTGCCTCTTCTTCGCGGCGAGAGTCACCTGGCTCGTCTGTTGCAAAAGTCATTAGAATACCTTTCTTGCTGCCCAAGCAAACAACGCATCAATGAGGTAAATCATTGTGGCAGATAGTGCCACCATTGATAGTACGGCTAAAGATTCGCTGATTAGCTGTTGGCGACTGGGCCAAACTACTTTATCAAGTTCCTCTTTAGTTCCCTTTAAAAAGTCGGTGACGCTAAATCCACTGCTTTGTTGGATCTCGGCTTCGTTTTTCTTGCTCACGGTTGCTTTACACCTCAATTGATAATAGAAGCGATCGCGGTTTAACCCTCACTGCTTGACTGTTTTGTTCAGACTGAGCAGTTCGTTCGAGTCCAGCCGATCTAACTTATATATATTTAAGATCTGGGTCGTCACCAACTAATTTTACCCAAAAGCTTCTACTTTTGCTGGCGATAGCTAGCATTCGATCGCGCTTTTGGGTAAGGGATTTGCCTGATTGAGAGCGCGCCCTGGAGGACTTGAACCCCCGACATCCGGTTTTGGAGACCGACGTTCTACCAACTGAACTAAGAGCGCACAAATTTGGCTGGATTCTAGTCTAACGCAATTTGGCGACCTGAAGCGCGATCTTCGCGATTGCTATTGGGTAATTTTTCTTGCGTGACTTGCAACAGTTACCCAATTGCAATTACAGGGCGCGATCGAACCGTTGCTTGATCCGAGTTGCCTTCCCTACGCGATCGCGTAGGTAGTATAGCTTAGCACGTCGTACCTTACCACGTCGCATAACTTTAACGCTATCAATTCGAGGCGAATGCAGTAGAAAGACTCGCTCTACACCTACACCCTGAAATACGCGGCGCACGGTGATCGTTTTGTTAATGCCGCTGTTACGCATGGCAATAACTACGCCTTCATAAGGCTGAGTACGTTCTTTGCCACCTTCTTGAATAATTACCCCGACTTTTACCGTGTCACCGATATAGATCTCAGGTAAATTCGACTTCAACTGCTCCGCTTCAATCGAGCGGATAATTTCTTGCGCGTTCATCATTTTTAAAAAACTCACAATCGTTAATCATAGCTCAATGTTTATCGATCGGTCTAGGGGGTGTCAGTGACTAGTGACTAGTGGCTGGTGGCTAGATGCTTCCGACTGCCGAATTCCCTAATTGTGTCAACAATTACAACCACTCAACCGCCTTCTTGGTAAGCTCTGGTGCGAAGTCACTCTGAAGAGTTAATTCATCTACAAGATGTCAAATTTGAGAATTTTGACTTAATATATAGTCAATCGTTAAAAATATTAACAAGATCTTGCTTTCTGGAACATCCCCAAGTAGGGGGACTAAGATGCGCAAGATGAATACATAGTATGTAAGGACTTGCTAACCGTGACATCACAATTAAGATTGGCTCAAGTTGATGAAGCATCGGCATCCCAGAAAGTTGCTGAGTTCTTTCGCAAGTCGGCGGGTGAATGGCGATCGCAACGACGATACTATACGTTACCTGATGGCGAAACTAAGGAAATGGTCAGCTACATTACCATCAGGTTTTTAGAACCAGGGTGCGATGAGTTAAGAAAATTAGCAGAATTACATCAATTGAGCGATCCAGGTATCTTAACTTGTGGTGCAGAAGTAAGTTGGGAAAGCCGGGATTCGGTGTCACAGAAGAAGCAGTCAAAAGGTGCAACAATGTTTGGAGTTGCAGGTTCTACTTTATATCGCGATCGCGGTTTTGCCACGACTAAACCTGTAACAGCTGAATATTACTTTCTAGAATCGGAAACCATGTGTCTGCGAACTGAGTATAATGGCTCAGTCTTTGAGGAACAATTAAAACTAATTGGCGATAAGTATCGTACGCGCCAGACAATTATTTCCCGTGCAGGGGAACAACAGATGATCGGTCAATATTTGGAAAAGCGGGTGGAATAACGTTTCTACCATAGAATTGTCGTAGGGGCGCACAGCTGTGCGCCCCTACATGTGTGTTATGTGTCACCGCGATCGCATTGACAATAAAATCAAATTGATATTCTCGATAAAAATTCGTTATTATCAGAGATTTATTCAAATTTCGTTACATTTTGGCATTACAATAATGTTCGCTGTTTAAAACTAAAAAACTCTGTGCCATTCGAGCTTGTTAGTAGTGTAGAAAATCTGGGAAGCAAGGAAACTAGCCAAGATCGGGCAAGCCTTCCCTTCACGCTGGCAGAACTGAAAGCTGCAATCCCTGCCGAGTGCTTTCAACCATCTACTTGGCGATCGCTTGCCTACTTCTTTTTAGATATAGGTATTATTAGCCTTCTCTACGTAGTGGCTAGTGCAATCGACTCTTGGTGGTTCTTTCCCATTTTTTGGGTGATGCAAGGAACCATGTTTTGGGCTTTATTTGTGGTTGGACATGATTGCGGACATCGCTCGTTTTCTAAGTATAAGTGGTTGAATAACTTAGTCGGGCATTTGGCACACACGCCAATTCTCGTCCCTTTTCATGGTTGGCGGATCAGTCACAGAACCCATCACAATAACACTGGCAATATCGATACAGATGAAAGCTGGTATCCGGTGACGGAAGCCACATATCGACAGATGGCTTGGTATGAAAAACTACTACGCTTTCAACTAATTTTGTTCTTGTATCCACTCTATTTATTTAAGCGATCGCCTGGAAAACAGGGTTCGCATTTCTTACCTAGCAGCAATCTGTTTCGTCCTTCCGAAAAGTGGGATGTGATTACGAGTACGATCTGCTGTGGATTGATGATAGCTTTCTTAGGTGGACTGACTTACCTATATGGCTGGATGTTCTTGCTGAAATATTACCTAGTACCATACGTCATTTTTGTGATCTGGCTGGACTTGGTAACATTCTTACACCACACAGAACCGGATATTCCTTGGTATCGGGGTGAGGAATGGTATTTCTTAAGAGGGGCTTTATCAACAATCGATCGCGATTACGGCTGGATTAACCCCATCCATCACGATATTGGGACTCACGTGGCACATCACATATTTCTGAATATGCCACACTACCACCTGCGCACCGCGACGGAAGCAATTAAACCAATCTTGGGAAATTACTATCGCAAGTCTCAGGTTTCCATATTGCGGGCTTTATGGCAATCCTATAAATCTTGCTATTTCGTCTCAGATACAGGCGGAGTTGTTTATTATCAGTCTCCCAAGGAATTGAAGGATTAAAAATGTAGAGACGTTACATGTAACGTCTCTACATTTTTAATAATGATTCCCTGATTTACGGTGATGGACGGCGGTGACACCATCGGGGTTGAGGACTTTTCCGTTATCGACGATCGCGTAGACAATCCAGTGATCGCCAGCCTCCATCCGATTATTAACCGTACATTCGAGATACGCTAAAGCATCAGTGAGAATGGGACAGCCGTTTTCAGATGTTTCCGTAGCAACATTGGCAAATCTATCCTCGCCTGGGGCAAAGGATTTCATAAAGTGCTTGCGTAATTGTCTTCCTTCTGCCAAGACATTTAAAACCAATTTATCGCCGCTATGCAGCATCGATTCAATTGCACGGTCTTTAGCCACAGCTACAGTGAGTCCTGGCGGATTGAATGTGGCTTGAGATACCCAAGAAGCTAGCATCGCACTAGAAATTTCTTCGTGCTTTTTAGTGGTAACGACGCATAGAGAACCGACAATTCGTCCTACAGCTTGTTCTACGTTGCTAGCTGGTTGACGTGCGATTCTGACTTTTTTCGCCCGTTTGACACTTTGGGCAAAATCCGTACCTGTTTCTTCACATAGCTGCAAAGTGACGTCAGTAGGTTTGAATTTGACGCGGATCGGTTCAAATCCAAATCGATAACCAGCGTCTTTGAGTTTACCTTCAATTAATTCTATTGCTTCTCCACTCCAGCCAAAGGAACCAAAAACCCCTGCAAGTCTGTTGCTGCTAGAGGTAGAGAGAATGATCCCTAAAGCGGTTTGAATTGGAGTTGGTGCGTGTCCGCCAAGGGTGGGGGAACCGATGACAATCCCAGCAGCTTTTTCTACAGCGGTGCGGATCTCGTCGGGTTCGGCAAATTCGCAGTTGATCGATTCTACGGCGACTCCAGCTTTAGTAATTCCACGGGCGATCGCCTGTGCTAGTGTTGCAGTACTACCATAAGCTGAGGCATAGAGCAAGGCTACGGTTATATCCTGAGAGGTTTGCTGTTTGCTCCACTGACGATAAGCTTGAGTGAGTTCGATCAATCCATAGCGAACGATGGGACCGTGACCTACGCCATACATTCTCACGGGTAATTCGGCAAGTTTTTCCAGCGCCGTTTCTACTTGTCGTGCATGGGGAGCCATGACACAATCGAAATAATAGCGACGGTCTTCGTTAAAAATTTCCCAGCCTTCATCAAATACTTGTTCGCCGCACAGATGTGCGCCAAATAGTTTATCGGTGTAGAGAATTTCGGTTTGCGGATCGTAAGTACAAAGGTGGTCGGGGTAGCGAGGATTGGGAGTAGGAATAAATTGTAAAAGATGCCCTCTGCCCAAATCTAAGGTTTCATCTCCTCGCATCACCAAAATGGATAAATCTTCACTTTCCATCGTGGTACGCAAATTTTTCGCCCCAGGATTAGAACAGACAAAAGTAATTTGGGGGGCAACTTCTAACAAGGCTTTGAGAGTAGCGGCGCGGTTGGGGTTGACGTGTCCTAAGATGACGTAATCTAAACTTTTGAGGTCGAAGCGCTGCTGTAAAGCTTCGAGATAGATTTGGCTAAAAGTTTCGCCGGGAGGGTCAATCAAGGCAGTTTTATCGCCTTGAATAAAATAGGAATTTGCCGTCGTGCCTTTAGCAAGGGCGTACTCAATTTCAAAGCGTAGCCGCGCCCAACTGCGCGATCGCACTATAGTTGTATCGATCCCGATGGGTAGAACTTGAACGTCGCGGGGTTTTGTTTCTAGCATGGTTTAATGCATTTAAATTAGGAGTCACTTGATTTCTCTTCTGCTGTCACCGAAAGCAAATAATCTAAAATTACAACACCAGTTCTAACCACTGACTTAGTAGCTGCATCAGATATTTTGGAGCCACGATGTATTACTCTATTGCAAGTGCTGTTAGTTTTCATCAACAGTACTAACGAATCGGGCGAGAGAATTTCTTTGGCAACAAGCTCTTCAGCCATGCCTACAATACCTATTGGACGTGTTGAAATATCGATACCATGTTCGTAAGCAATTCTTCTGAGTTCTCTTTCTAATTCAAGTCTTAATTTTGCTAATGCTAATGAATTATCTATCCCGATTAATTGATTTATGCTTACATCCCAAGGCAAGGATTGAGAAACCGCAACTTTGCCTTTTTGACTAATACTTGATTCACTTGTTTCTATTTCTACAATGCTTTTGCTAATATCAACTTCGTCAAACAAGATTTCATCTAAAGATGAATTCATTTTTCGTTCTCTTCCTATAAACCGCTCGAAAGCAGATAAGGCAGCAACTGTAGTCATACCTGAGATAATTAGCAACACTTGGTCTATTCCAGATGTTGTCTCATTTTTTCCAACCACAAAAAGCAGATAAGCTGTAACAAAGGCAAGAATTAATCCTGCGATTATGCTGCGAAACCCTTCAATTTGTGCAGGTCTACTAATCATCTTCTTTTCCTTTGTCTCTGCCTGAAAATGTTTCTTTTACTAAGTCTGGTGCAAGTTCGTACAGAAATGCTCCCAGTACTAGCAACCCTGCTTCAGTCGAGCCATTAATGAATAGCACTAAACCTATTGTAAGAGCAGCAACAGAAACACCTATTCGTCGCCATATCTGTATGTTCTGTATGAAACGCCCCTGTTTACCTTCCTTAATAACTTCATTTTGTTTGATGATTTCTCCCCGTATTTGAGTCCAAAACAAGGCTTCTTGAGGAGAATTTGCTTTAGCTATGCGTTGTTCTACTTGGGAAAGGGCTGTAGGCTCGGCAGAAGCGTCAGAAGCAGATGGTAACTGAGCAGATGTTTTCTCCAGTCCCTCTTCTTCTGACATTTTCTTATCTTGAATTAATACAACAGCAACCCCAATTCTAGTAAGAATTTCCTAATTTCCGATGGTGAACGGCGGTGATAGATTCTGGTTTGGAGACGCGACCTGCATAAACCGTACAGTAGACGATCCAGTGGTCATTGCACTCCATCCGGCTAGCGACTTCGCATTCCATATAAGCAAGGGCATCGGTAAGAATAGGAGAACCATTCGTTGCCATTTGGGTTTTGACTCCAGCAAAGCGGTCAGCGCCAGGGGGAAAGCGCTTGAGGAAGTGCTTCATCAGGGCTTGGTAGTTACCTTCTTCCAAGACATTCAAGACGAATCGATCGCCGACCTGCATCAAAGACTCGATCGCCCGGTCTTTTGCCACTGCGATCGTGACTCCCAAGGGTTGAAAACTAGCCTGGGCAACCCAAGAAGCTAACATCGCCCCAGAGAGTTCGCCTTTTTGGGTAGTAATAATGTAAAGTCCGCTGCTGATTCTTCCCAGGGCTTTTTCTAAGTCGGCGGCGAAGGCTTTTAACTGTTTAATACTGCGATCGCGCGTCAGTAACTGCCCCAAGTCCGTTCCCGATTCTTCGCACTGCTGGTATGTATTCTCTGTCGGGGTATCTTGAATCCGAATGATACCAAAAGCTGGAGTCAAGCCCAAGTTACGAAACTTATTTTGCAGTGGATAAATCGGTTCGTCGTCGCCACCCCCAGATTCAAATAGACCAAAGACTTGCTTGGCTTTGACAGCTGCCAAAATCGAACTGAGAGTATCGTGGGCGGGATCGCTGAGGCTGCTGGGAGGCATCCCAATGATAACTCCGGCGCTGCGACCGACAATTTCTTGCACTTCTTGCTGGTCGGTTGTCCTCATATCGACCATCTCTACAGCAACACCCGTTTTATCTATCCCGTGGGAGATAAAAGCTGCAAGGCGATCGCTATAGCCATAGTCTGGAGTGTAAAACAGGGCGACGGTGGTTTCTGTCTTAGCTTGATTTTGGCTCCAACTACGGTAGCGTCCGGTGAGTTCCGCAACATTGTGAGAGAGTAAAGGTCCGTGACCAGTACCAATGATGTTGACTTTCCCTAATTCACCCATCCGTTTCATCGCAGAGATCACAGAACGGGCATTAGGAGCCATCAAACACTCGTAGTAGTATTGAAAATCCGCTTCGATCGCGGTTAAATCTTCATCAAACATGCGCTCGTCGCAGTAATGCAACCCAAAAGCATCGCAGGTGTAGAGAATTTGGGTGGCGCGATCGTAGGTAAAAATAGTATCGGGCCAATGCAAATTAGGCGCGCTGACAAATTCCAGTTCGTGTCCGTTGCCTAAATCGAGGCGATCGCCATTTTTGACGATTTGGCGTTGGAATGGTTGGTGTACCATGTCCTCAAGAAACTGCAAGGCAACTTTGGAGCCGATAACCGTGGCGTTGGGTGCGAGTTGCAGCACGTCTTTAACCAAGCCGCTATGGTCTGGCTCGGTGTGGCTGATAATGATGTAATCTAGCTGTGAAAGGTCAATCAGATCTTTGAGGCTATCTAAATACAGATGGCGAAATTTTTCGTGGGAAGCATCAACTAAGGCAGTTCGTTCGCCCTGAATGATGAATGAGTTATACGTTGTACCGTTTTGCAGACCGTATTCAATGTCAAAGCGATCGCGATCCCAGTCGAGCGATCGAATTGCTGTGGTATTGGCAGCAATTTCACTTGTCTGGATTGTCAGGCGATTTTGCTTTCTATCGGCGAGTACTACCATTAGTCCTCTCCCCTATAATTTTTAAGTATTATTTCCTTATCTTCATTCTCTCACGTCTTTCTTGTAAAGCTTTATTAAATAAATTATCAGTGGGTTAAAAAAGCTAAAAGTAAATCGTAAGTCGTAAGTCGGAATTAACTGATAACTGAGATGGAAGCTTGGCTGGGTTTGGAAATTGGCAATTCTCGGTTGCATTGGGCTTGGTTTGCAGGCGAAGAGATCCAAGTGACTTGGGATACTCCCCATCTTTCTAGGTTGATTGAGCAACAGCTAGCTCAGTGTAAGACTTTTGCCGATCTTCCCCAAGAAATTCTGTCTCCTGACTTAAATACCTCTCGTCTCTCGCCTCTCGCCTCTCGCCTCTTACCCATCTACATTGCTTCTGTTGTTCCTAGTCAGACAGCGCTGTGGCAAGCATACCCAGAAGCACACGTAATTTCGCTAGATAAAATTCCCCTTTCAGGAATTTACTCCACACTAGGGATCGATCGCGCTTTAGCTGTGTTGGGAGCTGGAGAAGCTTTCGGTTTTCCCGTCTTAGTTATTGATGCAGGGACAGCATTAACTTTTACAGGTGCAGATGGCGATCGCTGTTTGGTTGGTGGGGCGATATTATCAGGATTGAGCCTACAGTTGCAGTCTTTAGGGCAAAAAACGGCTAATTTGCCATCAATAACAACTCCCGAAATTCTTTCTTTACCCGAACGCTGGGCGATGAATACCTCAGAAGCAATCCAAAGTGGAGTTATCTACACGCTAATTGCCAGCATTCGCGATTTTGTTACGGCTTGGTGGGAAAAATTTCCCGATAGTCAGATTTGTTTTAAAGGAGGCGATGGTAAGTTGCTACTGGAATATCTGCGATCGCTCCATCCTGAATTCACAGATCGAAAAATTATGTATGAACCAAACCTAACATTTTGGGGAATGCGATCGTATCTGCAAAGTTTCCAGTAATTGTTTTTGAGCTAAGCTAAAAATGATGCCACTTGAGACATCAATTTAGCCACTATAAAAGACATGGAACGGACGGTACGTACCACTCTCACTCTACCTTCTGAGCTTCTAGAAGCCGCCGATAGAATGGTTAGCGAAGGGAAAGCCAAGAGCCGTAATGAGTTTGTAGCTCAAGCTTTGCGACACGAACTGGCAACACTACAACGAGCAGAGATTGATGCAGCCCTAGCTGAGATGGCACAAGACCCAGACTATCAAGCAGAAGTGCTAAGAATGGAAGCTGAGTTTGCTCCTGCTAGCTGGGAAGCTTTAAGTCTAGGGGCTTCTCAGGTGTGAAACGGGGAGAAGTCTATGATGCCCGCCTCGAACCCGTTGAAGGTTCTGAACAAGGAGGAACTCGACCCATCATCATTGTTAGTCGCGATGCAATTAATGCCTATAGTCCTGTAATTTTAGCCGTTCCTTGCACTACTTATCAGCCAGATCAGCGAGTTTATCCGACTCAAGTTTTAATTCGTGCATCAGATGGGGGATTGAGTAAAGATTCTATTGCTATGGCAGACCAGGTGCGCGTTTTATCTAAAGCTCGTCTTTTGCGCTTACGAGGAATGCTCTCGCATCAGGCAATGTTGCAATTAAACCAAGCATTGTTAATTGCTTTAGATTTGCTAGGGCAAGATTAAGTAAAAGCTAGAGTTTATAGCTCATGATAAATCGAAGCGAAGTTAAAAGTGTTCGCGGGCTATTTGTTGGTCTAGTCACCCTAGATTTTGTTTATTTAGCTCCATCCCCACCAACTAACAATCAGAAAATTGTTGCATCCGATTATGTTGTTGCAGCTGGGGGTCCTGCTACTAATGCTGCCGTCACATTTAGTTATTTGGGGAATCAGGCTACTTTGTTAGGAATAGTAGGAAGCCACCCGATTACTCAGCTAGTTCGAGCAGATTTAGCAACTTATGGAGTGGCGATCGCAGATTTAGCACCCAGTCAAACTGAACCGCCGCCTGTCTCGTCAATTATTGTCTCCCAAGAGACGGGGGAACGGGCAGTAGTTTCTATTAATGCTGTCAAAAACCAAGTGACACCTGAATTTATCTCAAACAATATTTTACAAGGTGTAGATATAGTTTTAATTGACGGACATCAAATGTTAGTAGGAGAAGCGATCGCCCAACTTGCTAAAGCTAATAATATTCCTGTTGTTGTTGATGGTGGGAGTTGGAAACCTGGATTTGAAAAAGTTCTGTCTTTTGCAGACTACATTATCTGTTCTGCTAACTTTCGCCCTCCCAATTGTCACAACATGGAGGAAGTCTTTGCCTATCTTTCCCAAATAGAAATTCCTCATATTGCGATAACTCAGGGAGAACAACCAATTCAGTTTTTAGATGATGGGAAAATCAAATCTCTAGAAATTCCTCAAATTAAACCTGTAGATACTCTCGGTGCAGGAGATATTTTTCACGGGGCTTTTTGTCATTACATTCTTCAGCACAATTTTATTGAAGCTTTAGGAGCTGCGGCAAAAATTGCTGCTCGGTCTTGTCAGTCTTTCGGTTCTCGTCAATGGATGCAAACTGGGAGAAATTAACTATCGGGATTAGCTTCCTCTAACTGCTCTGCCTCAAAGTCAACTTTGTTATATAAATCTTCTAGAGAGATTTGAAAGAGAACAGAGTGTAAGGCAATCATTTCATCTTCTATATCATATTCTCGAATTTCCCAGCGCTTTCTTCCCGTCTTCACATACTGCATGACATTAATTTTGGTTTGGTCGATTAATATGTATTCTTGGAAAGAAGCAATAGTTTTATAATCCTCGAATTTTGCTTGACGGTCGCGACTTTGGGTAGACTTAGATAAAATTTCGGCAATGACAATTGGATTAGTCACTGTATCGTTACGATTATTGTAATACTCTGGCTTTCCGGCAATTATCATGACATCGGGATAGGTGTAAATGTTCTTATCAGGGATCCACAAACGCACGTCACCCATAAAAACTTCGTAGTCTTGCTGTCTGAAAGCAAAATTTAGTCCAGTACTAAGATTTAGTGCTAGCCGATTGTGATTTGTCGTTCCGCCTGCCATTGGAATAATTTCACCGTTTATATATTCACTCTTAAATTTAGCCATCTCTTCTAAAGCTAAATACTCATCTTGGGTGTAGTAGCGTTCGGTTATTTGCATAGTTTCCTCAATCTCAAATTACAACTGGAAATCACAAATTCTACCGATAGTTTAACTTGGTAGGTTGTACAAAATATCGGAGGGCGGGTTTAGGAAGATCTCAGATTGCAGCAGAGATAGTTGGTAAACCCGCCCCTACTACACTATTTCGCGGACTAACTGTGCCAATCTTTCAGCACTATCAACTACTGCGATCGCGCCTGCTTTTTTTCCCATTTGAGCTAACTTTTCAGGTGAATGCAACAAACTTAAAACTTCTTTGGTTAAGATTTCCGGTGTTAATTCTGGTTGACGAAAGACTAAAGCTGCTCCCGCTGCCACTAAAACTTGAGCGTTGTAATATTGATGATCTTCCGCTGCTGTTGGTAGGGGAATAAAAACCGCTGGCTTGCGGGCGATCGCTAATTCCGTTACCGTACCAGCTCCAGCTCTGGCAATAACTAAACTTGCCCGATGCAACAGCCGCGCCATATTGTCATAAAAAGGCAGTGCAATATACTGCGGATGTTTCAAACTTTCCACGTCAGGATCGTTACTTCCCGTCTGATGTACCACCCACGCTCCAGCCTCAAACCAAGCCGTAGCAGACTGCCGCACTAACTTGTTGACAGCTACCGCTCCCTGACTACCACCGACAATTAAAATCAGCGGTACGTTCTCAGGGATAGCTAAATCTAGAGGTGGTAGCGTATCTAGTGCCTCTACTTGAAACTGCGATCGCACGGGCGTACCTGTAAAGATGGTTTTGACTCCAGATAAGTATTTTGCTGCTGGTTCAAACCCAATCGCCACAACACTACACCAACGACTTAAAAAGCGAGTCACTTTGCCGGGAATAGCATTTGATTCGTGCAAAATAACGGGTAAACCAAGCGATCGCGCTGCAATAACTGCTGGAGCCGCAATATATCCACCCGTTGTTAACACCCCCTGAAACTGCCCCTGTTTTAGTAGCTGTCGCGCCTGAAAAATAGCAAGAGCCAGTTTAGTT
This window of the Chroococcidiopsis thermalis PCC 7203 genome carries:
- the murG gene encoding undecaprenyldiphospho-muramoylpentapeptide beta-N-acetylglucosaminyltransferase encodes the protein MGDARMRLLIAASGTGGHLFPAIATAEQLSDYQIEWLGVPNRLETQLVPSQYRLHTIDVEGIQQRLGLGTVKILTKLALAIFQARQLLKQGQFQGVLTTGGYIAAPAVIAARSLGLPVILHESNAIPGKVTRFLSRWCSVVAIGFEPAAKYLSGVKTIFTGTPVRSQFQVEALDTLPPLDLAIPENVPLILIVGGSQGAVAVNKLVRQSATAWFEAGAWVVHQTGSNDPDVESLKHPQYIALPFYDNMARLLHRASLVIARAGAGTVTELAIARKPAVFIPLPTAAEDHQYYNAQVLVAAGAALVFRQPELTPEILTKEVLSLLHSPEKLAQMGKKAGAIAVVDSAERLAQLVREIV
- a CDS encoding Uma2 family endonuclease, yielding MQITERYYTQDEYLALEEMAKFKSEYINGEIIPMAGGTTNHNRLALNLSTGLNFAFRQQDYEVFMGDVRLWIPDKNIYTYPDVMIIAGKPEYYNNRNDTVTNPIVIAEILSKSTQSRDRQAKFEDYKTIASFQEYILIDQTKINVMQYVKTGRKRWEIREYDIEDEMIALHSVLFQISLEDLYNKVDFEAEQLEEANPDS
- a CDS encoding sugar kinase encodes the protein MINRSEVKSVRGLFVGLVTLDFVYLAPSPPTNNQKIVASDYVVAAGGPATNAAVTFSYLGNQATLLGIVGSHPITQLVRADLATYGVAIADLAPSQTEPPPVSSIIVSQETGERAVVSINAVKNQVTPEFISNNILQGVDIVLIDGHQMLVGEAIAQLAKANNIPVVVDGGSWKPGFEKVLSFADYIICSANFRPPNCHNMEEVFAYLSQIEIPHIAITQGEQPIQFLDDGKIKSLEIPQIKPVDTLGAGDIFHGAFCHYILQHNFIEALGAAAKIAARSCQSFGSRQWMQTGRN